The genome window ACGCACCCCATCTGGCGGCTCGCAGCCTGGTCCGATAACCGCACATCGTCGGGATCTCCCTTGGTGGGTATTGGAAAGGTGCCGACCACAGCTTCATGCCAGGGCATCGGTTGCCTGATGGATTGGCTTGAGGTGACGCGGCTCGGGTCGGGGAGGAAGTCGCGGGGGGTGGACGAGCGAGGCGCAGTCCGCTGGTGGGAGGGATCCGCTTTCAGGAGTGGCCGAAAGCCCTTCTTGGGGCCGCAGGAGGCCGCCAGGCATTGGCTTCCGGAGTGCGACTATTGTGGTTTGGGCCTTGGTGGGGTAGTGTGATCTCGTTCGCCTGCCGCTGTCAGACTGCAAGGAGGGTGGAGCGTGAGCAACCCTGTTTCAGATGGTGGGGAGCACAAGTCTCTGGGCGATGCGGCCGCGGTCTTTCCGCTCCAGGGAGAGCCGTGTGTTCCTTCTGCGCTGCCGATCAGTCTGCCGGAGGCGTTTCGACGACCGCGGGTGTGGACGGTTTTCCTGCTGTGCGTGGTGACGCTGATCAGTGTGGTAGTTTGTAGTGGTTCTCTCCTCCTAATACTCGCAGTGGTGCAGAATGGCCCGGAGGGTTTCAGCCGGGATGGAGCGGGGGCCATCATGCGGACGCTGGGTACGGCTGCCGGCTTGCTGAGCACGATGGCGGCCACGATGGTCCTGATTGCGCTGGCCGCGCTCTCGGGAGGGTGGTTGTCACCTTTGCCGTGTCGCGAGCGGTTGCGATTGAAGGTGCCCCGGATTTCCTCCTTTACCTGGGCAGCCGCCCTGGTGGGAATGCTGGGACTGAGCGTCGCGTTCACTGCGGCCATGAACCTGGGTCTGGCACCGCAGAAGTCGATTCTCGAGACGTTGAGCCGAGCGATCGAACAGCTTGTGGGGGTCGGACTGGCGGCCGGATTCCTCACAATCTGCGTGGCCCCGGGAATTGCGGAGGAGTTGTTTTTCCGCGGCTACGTTCAGACTCGATTTGCAGCCCGATGGCACTCTGCGTGGGCGGTGTTCCTGACGTCGCTTTTGTTTGCCTTCTACCACATGGACCTGATCCAAGGGGTGTTTGCCTTTGCCATGGGGTTGTTTCTCGGCCTCCTCACTGAGCGAGCGTGCAGCGTTGTTCCAGCGATGGTTTGTCACACGGTAATCAACGCATTCTCGTTCTGGATGACCGTGGGCGGTGTCGAGATTGTCGGTCGAGGAGCGAACATCGTGGCCGTTGTCGCGGGTGTGATTGTCATGGTGGCCTGTTTCAACCATGTTCGCTGCCGACCGGTCCGACCGGCGAGGGCTGGGATTTGAGTGGCAGTCCGGCTCACGGGCACCCCGGCCGGGGGCTTCGCCTGCTCTCCTGGCCGATCGGAGCTTGAATCCCGACGTGGTCGAGGCTACAAAGCGGGTTTCCACTGCATAGGAGAATGAGCATGAGCCTTTCAATAGACCGAGTCACGTTGAGTTGTGTCATGACCGTGCTGCTCTTGATGGCCGGGCCTGGGCTGGCCGCCGACCTGCGTCCCCCTTCGGTGCCCCTGGTTTCGGTCGATCCCTACTTCAGCATCTGGTCGCCTGCTGACCGGCTGACCGACGCGTGGCCGGTTCACTGGACGGGCAAGCCGCATGGCATGAGCAGCATGGTGTTGGTGGATGGCAAGCCCTACCGACTGATGGGGACTGAGCCCAAGGATGTGCCGGCCATGGCGCAGGCCGGGCTCCAGGTGCTCCCGACGCGAACGATCTACACATTCAAGAACGATCAGGTGTTGGTGACCCTGACTTTCATGACCCCCCTGCTGCCGGACGATTTCGAAGTGCTGGCCCGTCCGCTCACCTACCTGACCTGGCAGATGCGTTCGGCTGACGGGAAGGAGCACGAGGCCGCGATCTACTTTGACGCTACCGGTGAACTGGTCGTCAACGTCCCGGACCAGCGGGTTGCCTGGTCGAAGCCGACGATTTCGGGGCTTGCGGTGCTGCGGATCGGAAGTGAGGACCAGCCTATTCTCGCGAAGAAGGGTGATGATCTGCGGATCGACTGGGGCTATCTGTACGCGGCGACGCAGAGCGAGAAGGGCGTCTGGTGTGCGGTTCTTCCCGCGGAACAAGCCCGCAAGACGTTTGCCGCGGGTCAGGCCTTGGCCACCGCGGAGGCATTGAGCATGCCCCGCGCGGTCAAGGATGGGTGGCCCGCGTTGACGTTTGTGCTCGATCTGGGCAAGGTCGGTGATGCACCGAGGGCCCAGACGGTCATGCTGGCTTACGATGACATCTTCGGGATCACGTACTTCAAGACGAAGCTTCGCTCCTACTGGCGGCGTAACGGAGCCGAGGCGGCCGATCTTCTGACGGCGGCGGCCAAGGACTTTGCCTCACTCACCAAGCGGTGCGAGGCGTTCGACGCGGAACTGGTCGCGGACCTGGCCACGGCCGGCGGCAAGGAATATGCGGATATCGGCTGCCTGGCCTACCGCCAGTGCTTCGCCGCCAACAAGATCACGGCCGATGCCCGGGGCATGCCGTTGCTGTTTCCGAAGGAGAACTTCAGCAATGGGTGCATCGCCACGGTGGACGTGATTTATCCGATGCTGCCGCAGTTCTTGCTGCTCAGCCCCATTCTGGCCAAGGCTTCGCTGGTGCCGGTCCTCGACTACTCTGCCAGCCCGCGATGGCGTTTTCCCTTTGCCCCGCACGATCTGGGTACCTACCCGATGGCCAACGGGCAGGTTTACGGGGGCGGCGAGATCGGTGAGGAGAACCAGATGCCGGTTGAGGAGACCGGCAACATGCTTTTGCTGATGGGTGCGATTGCCAAGGTCGAGGGCAAGCCCGATTTCGCGGTCCGATATTGGCCGCTGATGACCAAGTGGGCGGAGTATCTCAAGAGCAAGGGACTCGATCCCGAGAATCAGCTCTGCACCGACGACTTTGCCGGGCACCTGGCCCACAACGTGAACCTCTCAGCGAAGGCCATTCTGGCCCTGGGCTCGTACGCGATGCTCTGCGACATGGCTGGCAAGAAGGATGAGGCCGCCGAGTACAGGAGGATTGCCAAGGAGTTTGCGACCAAGTGGGAGGAGATGGCCCGTGACGGTGATCACTACCGGCTGGCGTTCGACAAGCCCGGAACGTGGAGCCAGAAGTACAATCTGGTCTGGGATCGCCTCCTGGGGCTCGACCTGTTCCCTGAGTCGATTCTCCGGAAGGAGATGGCCTACTACCTCAAGATTCGGAACGAGTACGGTCTGCCGCTCGACAACCGCAAGGCGTACACCAAGCTTGACTGGACGATCTGGACGGCCACGCTGACCGGTTCGAGCAAGGACTTCGAGGCCCTGGTCAAGCCGGTCCACGCCTTTCTGCAAGCGACGCCCGATCGAATACCCATGACCGACTGGTACCAGACGACCGACGCGAAGCGCGTCGGCTTCCAAGCTCGTTCGGTGGTTGGCGGCGTGTTCATCAAGCTGCTCGACGATCCGGGGATGTGGAGGAAGTGGGCGGGCAAGGCGGCGACGGTGAAGGGCGACTGGGCTCCGCTGCCCACCCCGCCGACCTTCCAGGCCGTCGTGCCCACCGCCGAGAAGGAGGCGGCCGAGTGGCGCTATACCACCACGAAGCCGGCGGACGGGTGGTTCAGGGCCGATTTCGATGATTCCGCCTGGAAGAAGGGAAAAGCGGGTTTCGGAACCAGGCAGACTCCCGGGGCGGTCATCGGAACGGAATGGGACTCGAAGGACATCTGGCTGCGGCGAACGGTCGATGTGGCTAACAGCCCGCTAACCGCCCCGCACCTGCGCGTTCATCACGACGAGGACGCCGAGATCTACGTCAATGGCATTCTGGCCGCCAGGCTTCGCGGCTACACGGTTTCGTACGAGGAGGTCGAGTTGACCGGCCCGGCGGCGAAGGCTCTCAAGGCGGGTAAGAACACGCTGGCCGTCCACTGCCGCCAGACTGGAGGCGGGCAGTACATCGACGTTGGTATTGCCGTGCCTCGCATTCCGAGGTGAGAGGAGGACGTACCGTGAGAACCTTGAAGTCTGTGCCCTTCGGGGCAGCGGCATTCTCGGTGATTGGCGGCTCGATGCTTGTGGTGAGCGCGGCCGAGAAAGACCCTACTGCCTCTTTGCCTGATCGGAACCGGATCGCAGCCATCGCGGCCATACTGCCGGACAAGCCTGTGGGGGTAGGACGGCCCATCTCCGATCGCGAAGCCTGGCGGGCCCTGGCCGAGAAACCGGCGTACCAATCGGTTGGGGACGCGGCCGCAAACACGCTGAAGGACCCGCTGCCCGACCTGCCTGACGAGCTCTACCTGGACTACTCTCGAACGGGCAACCGCACGCGTTGGCAAGCGGTCAATGGCCGGCGGCTCGGGCGGATTCCGAGATATGTCATTGCGGAGTGCATGGAGAACAAAGGGCGGTTTCTTCCGGCGTTCGAAGCCCTGGCAAAGTCGGTGTGTGAACAGCGAACCTGGATGATGCCCGCCCACGACGGCAGCCTGGTCAACTTCAAGGGTACGCGTATTGACATTGACCTGGGCTCATCGGCGATCGGGTGGGATCTGGCGACCGCGGATTTCCTTCTGGGCGACAAAC of Phycisphaerae bacterium contains these proteins:
- a CDS encoding CPBP family intramembrane metalloprotease yields the protein MSNPVSDGGEHKSLGDAAAVFPLQGEPCVPSALPISLPEAFRRPRVWTVFLLCVVTLISVVVCSGSLLLILAVVQNGPEGFSRDGAGAIMRTLGTAAGLLSTMAATMVLIALAALSGGWLSPLPCRERLRLKVPRISSFTWAAALVGMLGLSVAFTAAMNLGLAPQKSILETLSRAIEQLVGVGLAAGFLTICVAPGIAEELFFRGYVQTRFAARWHSAWAVFLTSLLFAFYHMDLIQGVFAFAMGLFLGLLTERACSVVPAMVCHTVINAFSFWMTVGGVEIVGRGANIVAVVAGVIVMVACFNHVRCRPVRPARAGI
- a CDS encoding DUF4965 domain-containing protein, whose protein sequence is MSLSIDRVTLSCVMTVLLLMAGPGLAADLRPPSVPLVSVDPYFSIWSPADRLTDAWPVHWTGKPHGMSSMVLVDGKPYRLMGTEPKDVPAMAQAGLQVLPTRTIYTFKNDQVLVTLTFMTPLLPDDFEVLARPLTYLTWQMRSADGKEHEAAIYFDATGELVVNVPDQRVAWSKPTISGLAVLRIGSEDQPILAKKGDDLRIDWGYLYAATQSEKGVWCAVLPAEQARKTFAAGQALATAEALSMPRAVKDGWPALTFVLDLGKVGDAPRAQTVMLAYDDIFGITYFKTKLRSYWRRNGAEAADLLTAAAKDFASLTKRCEAFDAELVADLATAGGKEYADIGCLAYRQCFAANKITADARGMPLLFPKENFSNGCIATVDVIYPMLPQFLLLSPILAKASLVPVLDYSASPRWRFPFAPHDLGTYPMANGQVYGGGEIGEENQMPVEETGNMLLLMGAIAKVEGKPDFAVRYWPLMTKWAEYLKSKGLDPENQLCTDDFAGHLAHNVNLSAKAILALGSYAMLCDMAGKKDEAAEYRRIAKEFATKWEEMARDGDHYRLAFDKPGTWSQKYNLVWDRLLGLDLFPESILRKEMAYYLKIRNEYGLPLDNRKAYTKLDWTIWTATLTGSSKDFEALVKPVHAFLQATPDRIPMTDWYQTTDAKRVGFQARSVVGGVFIKLLDDPGMWRKWAGKAATVKGDWAPLPTPPTFQAVVPTAEKEAAEWRYTTTKPADGWFRADFDDSAWKKGKAGFGTRQTPGAVIGTEWDSKDIWLRRTVDVANSPLTAPHLRVHHDEDAEIYVNGILAARLRGYTVSYEEVELTGPAAKALKAGKNTLAVHCRQTGGGQYIDVGIAVPRIPR